The following are from one region of the Natronosporangium hydrolyticum genome:
- the ahcY gene encoding adenosylhomocysteinase, whose product MSSAPPRTLQEHDYKVADLSLAGFGRKEIQLAEHEMPGLMAVRAEYAKQQPLRGARITGSLHMTVQTAVLIETLVALGAEVRWASCNIFSTQDHAAAAVVVGPHGTPEAPSGVPVYAWKGETLEEYWWCTEQVLAWPGGSGPNMILDDGGDATLLVHKGAEFEKAGAVPPVETADSEEFAVVLKLLHRSLAEDNQRWTTIAAGIKGVSEETTTGVHRLYEMHREGKLLFPAINVNDAVTKSKFDNKYGCRHSLVDGINRATDVLIGGKVAVICGYGDVGKGSADSLRGQGARVIVTEVDPICALQAAMDGYQVTTLEDVVATADIFITTTGCKDVITAEHMAAMKHQAIVGNIGHFDNEIDMAGLEKTDGIRRVNIKPQVDEFAFPDGHSIIVLSEGRLLNLGNATGHPSFVMSNSFTNQVIAQIELFSKTDEYPIGVHVIPKHLDEKVARLHLDALGVKLTQLSKEQADYLGVPVEGPYKSDHYRY is encoded by the coding sequence ATGAGCAGCGCCCCACCGCGCACCCTTCAGGAGCACGACTATAAGGTCGCCGACCTCTCGCTCGCCGGGTTCGGGCGCAAGGAGATCCAGCTCGCCGAGCACGAGATGCCTGGCCTGATGGCGGTCCGGGCTGAGTACGCCAAGCAGCAGCCGCTGCGCGGTGCCCGGATCACCGGGTCGCTGCACATGACCGTGCAGACCGCGGTCCTGATCGAGACCCTGGTCGCGCTCGGCGCCGAGGTGCGCTGGGCGTCCTGCAACATCTTCTCCACCCAGGACCACGCCGCCGCCGCAGTGGTGGTGGGTCCGCACGGCACCCCGGAGGCGCCCTCCGGTGTGCCGGTCTACGCCTGGAAGGGCGAGACGCTCGAGGAGTACTGGTGGTGCACTGAGCAGGTGCTCGCCTGGCCGGGTGGGTCGGGGCCGAACATGATCCTCGACGATGGTGGCGACGCCACCCTGCTCGTGCACAAGGGCGCGGAGTTCGAGAAGGCCGGGGCCGTGCCGCCGGTGGAGACCGCCGACTCCGAGGAGTTCGCGGTCGTACTCAAGCTCCTGCACCGCTCGCTCGCCGAGGACAACCAGCGGTGGACGACGATCGCCGCGGGGATCAAGGGGGTCTCGGAGGAGACCACCACCGGTGTGCACCGGCTGTACGAGATGCACCGGGAGGGCAAGCTGCTCTTCCCGGCGATCAACGTCAACGATGCGGTGACCAAGTCGAAGTTCGACAACAAGTACGGCTGCCGGCACTCACTGGTGGACGGGATCAACCGCGCCACCGATGTGCTGATCGGCGGCAAGGTCGCGGTCATCTGCGGCTACGGCGACGTCGGCAAGGGCTCGGCGGACTCGCTGCGGGGCCAGGGCGCCCGGGTGATCGTCACCGAGGTCGACCCGATCTGTGCGTTGCAGGCGGCGATGGACGGTTACCAGGTCACCACCCTGGAAGACGTGGTGGCGACCGCCGACATCTTCATCACCACGACCGGTTGCAAGGACGTCATCACCGCTGAGCACATGGCGGCGATGAAGCACCAGGCGATCGTGGGCAACATCGGTCACTTCGACAATGAGATCGATATGGCCGGCCTGGAGAAGACCGACGGCATTCGACGGGTCAACATCAAGCCGCAGGTGGACGAATTTGCCTTCCCGGATGGCCACTCCATCATCGTTCTTTCGGAGGGGCGGCTCCTCAATCTGGGTAACGCCACCGGTCATCCAAGTTTCGTTATGTCCAACTCCTTCACTAACCAGGTGATCGCGCAGATTGAACTCTTCAGCAAGACCGACGAGTACCCGATCGGCGTACACGTGATCCCGAAGCACCTTGACGAGAAGGTTGCCCGGCTGCACCTGGATGCGTTGGGGGTCAAGCTGACCCAGCTCAGCAAGGAGCAGGCCGACTACCTCGGGGTGCCGGTGGAGGGCCCCTACAAGTCGGATCACTACCGCTACTGA
- the manA gene encoding mannose-6-phosphate isomerase, class I → MRRLENPIRDYAWGSRTAIAQIQGRPVPSAGPEAELWIGAHPAGPSRLVADDSAAGRPLTAAIEAAPERVLTGPVVARFGARLPYLLKLLAAAAPLSLQAHPDEAQAAAGYAAEEAAGVPRDARHRRYVDPYHKPELLVAVSDFRALCGFREPAISAELLAELAVPELAPVAMALRASDLASAVAAVLAAPEPAKLVAAVAAAGSARWPLVAELTRAYPGDLGVVVALLLNEVTLAPGEAIFMPAGNLHAYLAGTGVEIMAASDNVLRGGLTTKYVDVPELLRVLRFEPLPDPVLTPVPVAAGVVTWPVPVAEFALHRVRLSAGVGQAELTLPGPRSVLCLAGEVRVADGEAPVTLRAGEVAFGSAELAAAGGLLQLAGEGEVFVASVGDASVG, encoded by the coding sequence ATGCGACGGCTGGAGAACCCGATCCGGGATTATGCGTGGGGTTCGCGGACGGCGATCGCGCAGATCCAGGGGCGGCCGGTGCCGAGCGCCGGGCCGGAGGCGGAGCTGTGGATCGGTGCCCATCCGGCCGGCCCGTCCCGGTTGGTCGCCGATGATTCGGCGGCCGGTCGACCGCTGACCGCGGCGATCGAGGCGGCCCCGGAGCGGGTGCTCACCGGGCCGGTGGTGGCCCGGTTCGGGGCCCGCCTGCCGTACCTGCTGAAGCTGCTCGCTGCGGCGGCTCCGCTCTCGCTGCAGGCGCACCCGGATGAGGCGCAGGCCGCTGCCGGGTACGCCGCCGAAGAGGCGGCCGGGGTGCCACGGGACGCTCGGCACCGTCGCTACGTCGATCCGTACCACAAGCCGGAGCTGTTGGTGGCGGTGAGCGATTTTCGGGCGTTGTGCGGGTTCCGGGAGCCGGCGATCTCAGCTGAGCTGTTGGCGGAGTTGGCGGTGCCGGAGTTGGCCCCGGTGGCAATGGCGTTGCGGGCCAGCGACCTGGCCAGCGCGGTCGCGGCGGTGCTGGCGGCGCCCGAGCCGGCGAAGTTGGTGGCCGCAGTGGCGGCGGCCGGGTCGGCTCGGTGGCCGCTGGTGGCGGAGCTCACGCGGGCTTACCCGGGGGATCTCGGGGTGGTGGTGGCGTTGCTGCTCAACGAGGTGACGCTGGCTCCGGGAGAGGCGATCTTCATGCCGGCCGGCAACCTGCACGCCTACCTAGCCGGCACCGGGGTGGAGATCATGGCCGCGAGCGACAACGTGCTCCGGGGGGGATTGACCACCAAATACGTGGACGTGCCGGAGTTGCTCCGGGTGCTCCGGTTCGAGCCGCTGCCGGATCCGGTGTTGACCCCGGTGCCGGTGGCGGCCGGGGTGGTGACCTGGCCGGTGCCGGTGGCCGAGTTCGCGCTGCACCGGGTTCGGCTGTCGGCGGGGGTGGGGCAGGCGGAGCTGACGTTGCCCGGGCCGCGGAGCGTGCTGTGTCTCGCCGGTGAGGTCCGGGTGGCCGATGGCGAGGCGCCGGTGACGCTGCGGGCGGGTGAGGTGGCCTTCGGATCGGCCGAGCTGGCGGCGGCCGGAGGGCTGCTGCAGCTCGCTGGCGAGGGGGAGGTCTTCGTCGCGTCGGTCGGGGATGCCTCGGTGGGGTAG
- a CDS encoding SIS domain-containing protein: MIDGTEGLRGNRQADEALLDDPAALAANDRGGMLRATAAAGPQIREAMQLVAEVDLTELGVDGRPRAVVVAGVGTAARTGDILATVAGPHCPVPVVPHRIAGVPGWVGAADVVIAVSASGRSPEALAAAEAAARRGARLVAVGAPESPLQSVAETARAPFVAVPRRAPARASLWGLTVPVLLAGRAIGLVRVTEADLVETATRLDTEAEACRESADSFVNPAKELALNLAGSVPVLWGSAPLATVAAGRFADMLSSNARYPAVTGGLGEVGRGRVGLLDGVFGGLAEQDRDIFADPQPVSDLTRLHLVVLRDGGLGDEDDAAGEPYAVAEQRAETVIAMAHRRGVRCTVLTAEGGCALERLASLTAVPDFASIYLSLAHGLDPMAVPAVSELKTALRP, encoded by the coding sequence GTGATCGACGGCACTGAGGGGCTGCGGGGAAACCGGCAGGCCGACGAAGCGTTACTCGACGACCCGGCGGCGCTGGCCGCGAACGATCGGGGCGGCATGCTCCGGGCCACCGCCGCCGCCGGCCCGCAGATCCGGGAGGCGATGCAGCTGGTCGCCGAGGTCGATCTGACCGAGCTCGGCGTGGACGGCCGCCCGCGGGCGGTGGTGGTGGCCGGCGTCGGTACGGCCGCGCGGACCGGCGACATCCTGGCGACCGTCGCCGGGCCGCACTGCCCGGTGCCGGTGGTGCCGCATCGGATCGCCGGGGTGCCCGGCTGGGTGGGCGCCGCCGATGTGGTTATCGCCGTCTCCGCGAGCGGCCGCAGCCCGGAGGCGCTCGCCGCCGCTGAGGCGGCCGCCCGCCGGGGGGCCAGGCTGGTCGCCGTCGGTGCGCCGGAAAGCCCGTTGCAGTCCGTCGCCGAGACCGCCCGGGCGCCTTTCGTGGCGGTCCCGCGGCGGGCGCCGGCCCGGGCCAGCCTGTGGGGGTTGACCGTGCCGGTGCTGTTGGCCGGCCGGGCGATCGGCCTGGTCAGAGTCACCGAGGCCGACCTGGTGGAGACCGCGACCCGGCTCGACACGGAGGCCGAGGCGTGTCGCGAGTCCGCGGATTCGTTCGTCAACCCGGCCAAGGAGCTGGCGCTCAATCTCGCCGGCTCGGTCCCGGTGCTGTGGGGATCGGCGCCGCTGGCGACCGTGGCCGCCGGCAGGTTCGCCGACATGCTCTCCAGCAACGCCCGCTACCCGGCGGTCACCGGTGGGTTGGGCGAGGTCGGTCGGGGGCGGGTGGGCCTGCTGGACGGGGTGTTCGGCGGGCTGGCTGAGCAGGACCGGGACATCTTCGCCGACCCGCAGCCGGTGAGCGACCTGACCAGACTGCACCTGGTGGTGCTGCGGGACGGTGGCCTCGGTGACGAGGACGACGCCGCCGGCGAGCCCTATGCGGTGGCCGAGCAGCGCGCCGAGACGGTGATCGCGATGGCCCACCGGCGCGGCGTCCGATGCACTGTGCTCACTGCGGAGGGCGGCTGTGCGCTGGAGCGACTCGCCTCGCTGACCGCGGTGCCCGACTTCGCCTCGATCTACCTGTCGCTCGCGCACGGGCTCGACCCGATGGCGGTGCCGGCGGTGAGTGAGTTGAAGACCGCGCTTCGTCCATGA
- a CDS encoding Trm112 family protein, producing MDAQLLEILACPDAHHAPLRHDPAGQSLTCTECGRIFPIRDGIPVLLLDEAETPGEAGADQS from the coding sequence ATGGACGCGCAGCTGTTGGAGATCCTGGCCTGTCCCGACGCGCACCACGCACCGTTGCGGCATGACCCGGCGGGGCAGTCGCTCACCTGCACCGAGTGCGGTCGGATCTTCCCGATCCGGGACGGTATTCCGGTGCTCCTGCTCGACGAGGCGGAGACCCCAGGTGAGGCCGGAGCGGACCAGTCGTGA
- a CDS encoding phosphomannomutase/phosphoglucomutase yields MTELGTDLGTIVKAYDIRGVVPEQLDESVTRALGTAFVQFLREAGDQAGTIVLAYDMRESSPGLAAAFADGARAAGAGVVDAGLGSTDLLYYASGSLELPGAMFTASHNPAQYNGIKLCRAGAKPIGQESGLARIRALAEELLTGAISAPTPAGTEHGIARRDILTEYAAHLRSLVDLRQLRPLTVVVDAGNGMAGHTVPAVLGDAALEPLPLTLRPLYFELDGSFPNHEANPLDPANLVDLQRAVREHGADLGLAFDGDADRCFVVDERGEPVPPSTITALVATRELAKHPGSSIIHNLITSSAVPEIVTEHGGTPVRSRVGHSFIKAEMAATGAVFGGEHSAHYYFRDFWGADTGMLAAMHVLAALGEQPRPLSELVAQFQRYVASGEINSTVTDQSASAARVAAAFAAHDSDELDGLTVRFDDGAWFNLRASNTEPLLRLNVEAPTEQRMTELRDEVLALVRQS; encoded by the coding sequence GTGACCGAGCTGGGTACCGATCTGGGCACCATCGTCAAGGCCTACGACATTCGTGGCGTCGTTCCCGAGCAGCTGGACGAGTCGGTGACCCGCGCGCTGGGCACCGCGTTCGTCCAGTTTCTCCGGGAGGCCGGCGATCAGGCGGGCACCATTGTGCTCGCCTACGACATGCGGGAGTCGTCGCCGGGTCTGGCCGCCGCCTTCGCCGACGGGGCTCGCGCCGCCGGGGCCGGCGTGGTTGACGCCGGGCTGGGCTCCACCGACCTGCTCTACTACGCCTCCGGCAGCCTGGAGCTACCCGGTGCGATGTTCACCGCCAGCCACAACCCGGCCCAGTACAACGGCATCAAGCTGTGTCGGGCCGGGGCCAAGCCGATCGGCCAGGAGAGCGGGCTGGCGCGGATCCGCGCCCTCGCCGAGGAGCTGCTCACCGGCGCGATCTCCGCGCCGACCCCGGCCGGTACCGAGCACGGTATCGCCCGCCGGGACATCCTCACCGAGTACGCCGCCCACCTGCGCTCACTTGTGGATCTTCGGCAGCTGCGCCCGTTGACGGTGGTGGTGGACGCGGGCAACGGGATGGCCGGGCACACGGTCCCGGCGGTGCTGGGGGATGCCGCGTTGGAGCCGCTGCCGCTGACCCTCCGCCCTCTCTACTTCGAACTTGACGGCAGTTTCCCTAACCATGAGGCGAATCCGCTCGACCCGGCGAACCTCGTCGATCTGCAGCGGGCGGTGCGGGAGCACGGCGCCGATCTGGGGCTGGCCTTCGACGGCGACGCCGACCGCTGTTTCGTGGTCGACGAGCGGGGGGAGCCGGTCCCGCCATCGACGATCACCGCGCTGGTGGCGACCCGGGAGTTGGCGAAGCATCCGGGTTCGTCGATCATCCACAACCTGATCACCTCGTCGGCGGTGCCGGAGATCGTCACCGAACACGGCGGGACACCGGTGCGCTCCCGGGTGGGGCACTCGTTCATCAAGGCTGAGATGGCCGCTACCGGTGCGGTCTTCGGTGGCGAGCACTCGGCGCACTACTACTTCCGCGACTTCTGGGGCGCCGACACCGGCATGCTCGCCGCTATGCATGTCCTCGCCGCGCTCGGCGAGCAGCCGCGGCCGCTCTCCGAGTTGGTGGCGCAGTTCCAGCGATATGTTGCCTCGGGCGAGATCAACTCCACCGTGACCGATCAGTCCGCATCGGCCGCCCGGGTCGCCGCCGCCTTCGCCGCGCACGACTCGGACGAGCTCGACGGCCTGACCGTCCGTTTCGACGACGGCGCATGGTTCAATCTGCGCGCCTCCAACACCGAGCCGCTGCTGCGGTTGAACGTGGAGGCGCCGACCGAGCAGCGGATGACCGAGCTGCGCGACGAGGTGCTCGCGCTGGTCCGGCAGAGTTAG
- a CDS encoding DUF3499 domain-containing protein yields the protein MATLTYIYAASTAVVGPLAVNAEPHTYDLCGAHARSLTAPRGWELVRHDGELVTPPPRPDDLAALAEAVWGTGARPPDQRPGEPPRPRDRRGHLRLIPPP from the coding sequence CTGGCCACGCTCACCTACATCTACGCCGCCTCCACCGCGGTGGTGGGCCCGCTGGCGGTCAACGCCGAGCCGCACACCTACGACCTGTGTGGGGCTCACGCGCGCAGCCTGACCGCCCCGCGCGGGTGGGAGCTGGTGCGCCACGACGGCGAACTGGTCACCCCGCCGCCCCGGCCGGACGACCTCGCCGCGCTCGCCGAGGCGGTCTGGGGTACCGGCGCCCGGCCGCCCGACCAGCGGCCGGGGGAGCCCCCGCGACCGCGTGATCGACGGGGTCATCTGCGACTGATCCCACCACCGTGA
- a CDS encoding metallopeptidase family protein yields the protein MHEDQPGSRRPTQPRPQPSARDRRGRGLRGRLVPATVPAARTKAEIFDDLVLDTVERLERSHASELAGVEFAVEDVPGDLEGYESDVLEDRQVPLARLVPGRPGRQGVPPRIVLYRRPLELRSGDRDGLADLVHDVLVEQVANLLGIDPDDLAG from the coding sequence TTGCACGAGGACCAGCCAGGCAGCCGGCGCCCGACGCAGCCCCGGCCCCAGCCCAGCGCCCGGGACCGGCGCGGTCGCGGCCTCCGCGGGCGCCTGGTGCCGGCGACGGTGCCGGCGGCCCGCACTAAGGCGGAGATCTTCGACGACCTGGTGCTCGACACGGTGGAGCGGCTGGAACGCTCCCACGCCAGCGAGCTGGCCGGGGTCGAGTTCGCAGTCGAAGACGTGCCCGGCGACCTCGAAGGGTACGAGTCGGACGTGTTGGAGGACCGGCAGGTGCCGCTCGCGCGGCTGGTGCCCGGTCGCCCCGGCCGGCAGGGTGTGCCACCGCGGATCGTGCTCTACCGGCGCCCGCTGGAGCTGCGCTCCGGCGACCGGGACGGGCTCGCCGATCTCGTCCACGACGTGTTGGTCGAACAGGTCGCGAACCTGCTCGGCATCGACCCCGATGACTTGGCCGGCTGA
- a CDS encoding WhiB family transcriptional regulator: MEDDRTAVIDLLGNAPEWQERALCSQTDPEAFFPEKGGSTREAKRICSRCEVKAECLEYALGHDERFGIWGGLSERERRRLKRRVAV; the protein is encoded by the coding sequence ATGGAGGACGACCGTACGGCGGTGATCGATCTTTTGGGCAACGCGCCGGAGTGGCAAGAGCGGGCGCTGTGTTCACAGACGGATCCGGAGGCGTTCTTCCCGGAGAAGGGGGGGTCCACCCGGGAAGCCAAGCGGATCTGCAGCCGGTGCGAGGTCAAGGCGGAGTGCCTGGAGTACGCGCTGGGCCACGACGAGCGGTTCGGGATCTGGGGGGGTCTATCGGAGCGGGAACGGCGGCGGCTCAAGCGGCGGGTGGCGGTCTAG
- a CDS encoding bifunctional FO biosynthesis protein CofGH, whose protein sequence is MVAVADEVDPALRRALRRAADGRTLDVTEAATLLGARGASLERLVAVAGDVRDAGLRDAGRPGVVTYSRKVFIPLTRLCRDRCHYCTFATVPGRLAAPYLERDEVLAIAREGAAAGCKEALFTLGDRPEDRWSVAGEWLAARGYGSTLDYLRACAIAVLEETGLLPHLNPGVLSWGELQQLRPVAPSMGMMLETTATRLWSEPGGCHYGSPDKEPALRLRVLADAGRVGVPFTTGILIGIGETLTERAESLFALRGLAREYGHIQEVIVQNFRAKPDTAMRAMPDAELAELVATVAVARLVLGPRMRLQAPPNLIDAEYDQLLRAGIDDWGGVSPITPDHVNPERPWPVVDELARRSAAAGFTLRERLTVYPPYVQAPEPWLDPRLLPHVRALAEPATGLADPAATPVGRAWQEPDAVPAGAGRTDLAETIDTVGRHGDRRGDFDSVYGDWEAVQQTSSSILAAMGQVEAADAAAGQVEVGQVEVGQAGTSGVAAGSRAPSRLDSAVRQGLTVAAEDPAALLDPAHESAALALFEADGPALDELCRLADQVRADTVGPDVTYVVNRNINFSNVCYVGCRFCAFAQRERDADAYRLSVSQVADRAAAAWQAGATEVCLQGGIDPKLPVSGYAELVRAIKERVPGLHVHAFSPMEIVTAAAKAGVSIHDWLAELQEAGLDTIPGTAAEILDDEVRWVLTKGKLPAASWVEVVTAAHQLGVRSSSTMMYGHVDHPRHWLGHFRVLARVQDETGGFTEFVALPFIHTNAPIYLAGVARPGPTWRENRVVHAMARLLLHGRIANIQCSWVKLGDAGTVELLGSGGNDLGGTLMEETISRMAGSSHGSAREQDELVRLAAAAGRPARERTTTYGRPVARAA, encoded by the coding sequence GTGGTTGCGGTAGCTGACGAGGTGGACCCGGCGCTCCGGCGAGCGCTGCGGCGGGCAGCTGATGGGCGGACTCTCGATGTCACCGAGGCCGCGACGTTGCTGGGCGCCCGCGGCGCGTCGCTGGAGCGCCTGGTCGCGGTCGCCGGTGACGTGCGGGACGCCGGCCTGCGGGACGCCGGCCGGCCCGGGGTGGTTACCTACTCGCGGAAGGTCTTCATTCCGCTGACCCGGCTGTGCCGGGACCGCTGTCACTACTGCACCTTCGCCACCGTGCCGGGCCGCCTGGCCGCCCCGTACCTGGAGCGCGACGAGGTGCTGGCGATCGCTCGGGAGGGGGCTGCCGCCGGTTGCAAGGAGGCGCTGTTCACCCTCGGCGACCGCCCAGAAGACCGGTGGTCGGTGGCCGGAGAGTGGCTGGCCGCGCGTGGCTACGGGTCGACCCTGGATTATCTGCGGGCCTGCGCGATCGCGGTGCTGGAGGAGACCGGCCTGTTGCCGCACCTCAACCCGGGCGTCCTCAGCTGGGGTGAGCTGCAGCAGCTACGGCCGGTGGCGCCCAGCATGGGGATGATGCTGGAGACCACCGCGACCCGGTTGTGGTCGGAGCCCGGCGGCTGTCACTACGGCTCCCCCGACAAGGAGCCCGCGCTCCGGCTGCGGGTGCTCGCCGACGCTGGTCGGGTCGGGGTGCCGTTCACCACCGGCATCCTGATCGGCATCGGGGAGACTCTCACCGAGCGGGCGGAGTCCCTGTTCGCGCTCCGGGGGTTGGCCCGCGAGTACGGACACATTCAGGAAGTCATCGTCCAGAACTTCCGGGCCAAGCCCGACACGGCGATGCGGGCCATGCCCGACGCCGAGCTGGCGGAGCTGGTCGCCACGGTGGCGGTGGCGCGGCTGGTGCTCGGGCCGAGGATGCGGCTGCAGGCGCCGCCCAACCTGATCGACGCGGAGTACGACCAGCTGCTGCGCGCCGGCATCGACGACTGGGGCGGCGTCTCGCCGATCACCCCCGACCACGTCAACCCGGAGCGGCCCTGGCCGGTGGTGGACGAGCTGGCCCGTCGCAGCGCCGCCGCCGGATTCACGCTGCGGGAACGGCTGACCGTCTACCCGCCCTACGTGCAGGCGCCGGAGCCGTGGCTCGACCCCCGGCTGCTGCCGCACGTGCGGGCGCTTGCTGAACCGGCGACCGGGCTCGCCGACCCGGCGGCGACCCCGGTGGGGCGGGCCTGGCAGGAGCCGGACGCGGTGCCTGCCGGCGCTGGCCGCACCGATCTGGCCGAGACCATCGACACGGTGGGCCGCCACGGTGACCGTCGGGGCGACTTCGACTCGGTCTACGGCGACTGGGAAGCGGTGCAACAGACCTCGTCGTCGATCCTGGCCGCGATGGGGCAGGTCGAGGCAGCAGATGCCGCGGCTGGGCAGGTCGAGGTGGGGCAGGTCGAGGTTGGGCAGGCGGGCACCAGCGGGGTGGCCGCCGGGAGCCGGGCGCCGTCGCGGCTGGATTCGGCGGTTCGCCAGGGGTTGACCGTCGCGGCCGAGGACCCTGCGGCGCTGCTCGACCCGGCGCACGAGAGCGCCGCGCTGGCCCTGTTCGAGGCGGACGGGCCGGCGCTGGACGAGCTGTGTCGACTCGCTGATCAGGTCCGGGCCGATACGGTCGGGCCGGATGTGACCTATGTGGTCAATCGCAACATCAACTTCAGTAACGTCTGCTACGTCGGGTGCCGGTTCTGCGCGTTCGCGCAGCGGGAGCGGGACGCCGACGCGTACCGGCTCTCGGTCTCGCAGGTGGCGGACCGGGCGGCGGCGGCTTGGCAGGCGGGTGCGACCGAGGTCTGCCTGCAAGGGGGGATCGATCCGAAGTTGCCGGTCTCCGGCTACGCCGAGCTGGTGCGGGCGATCAAGGAGCGGGTGCCGGGGCTGCACGTGCACGCCTTCTCGCCGATGGAGATCGTGACCGCCGCCGCGAAGGCTGGCGTGTCCATTCACGACTGGTTGGCCGAGCTCCAGGAGGCCGGGCTGGACACCATCCCCGGGACGGCCGCCGAGATCCTGGACGACGAGGTCCGGTGGGTGTTGACGAAGGGGAAGCTGCCCGCCGCGAGCTGGGTCGAGGTGGTAACCGCCGCCCACCAGCTCGGGGTCCGATCAAGCTCCACAATGATGTATGGTCACGTCGACCACCCCCGGCATTGGCTCGGTCACTTCCGGGTGCTGGCGCGGGTGCAGGATGAGACCGGCGGGTTCACCGAGTTCGTGGCGTTGCCGTTCATCCACACCAACGCGCCGATCTATCTGGCGGGGGTGGCTCGACCGGGTCCGACCTGGCGAGAGAACCGAGTGGTGCACGCCATGGCCAGGTTGCTGTTGCACGGCCGGATCGCCAACATCCAGTGCTCCTGGGTGAAGCTCGGGGACGCCGGCACGGTGGAGCTGCTGGGCAGCGGCGGCAACGACCTGGGCGGCACGCTGATGGAGGAGACCATCTCCCGGATGGCCGGTTCGAGTCACGGGTCGGCCCGGGAGCAGGACGAGCTGGTGCGCCTCGCCGCCGCCGCCGGTCGGCCGGCGCGCGAACGCACGACCACCTACGGTCGGCCGGTGGCGCGGGCGGCCTGA
- the cofD gene encoding 2-phospho-L-lactate transferase → MKMVVLAGGIGGARFLRGARAYAQRTGATVTAVINTGDDISLHGLRVCPDLDSVMYTLGEGVDTDRGWGRASETWTVKDELAAYGAQPDWFGLGDRDLATHLVRSTMLTAGYPLSAVTEALCDRWRPGITLLPATDDRLETHVVVPSTDQPGTTAIHFQEWWIRHRAKLPAERFVFVGAESAEPAPGVLDAIGGADAILIAPSNPVVSIAPILAVPGLREAVRAASAPVIGVSPIIAGAPVRGMADACLAAIDAECSAAGVGRLYGPRSGDGILDAWLVDDDRDADTVVPGVRVRPAPLWMTDDEATATMVATALELV, encoded by the coding sequence ATGAAAATGGTGGTTCTGGCCGGCGGCATCGGCGGGGCCCGCTTCCTTCGGGGAGCACGGGCGTACGCCCAGCGCACGGGGGCGACGGTCACCGCCGTGATCAACACTGGCGACGACATCAGCCTGCACGGACTGCGGGTCTGCCCCGACCTGGACAGCGTGATGTACACGCTGGGCGAAGGCGTGGACACCGACCGGGGCTGGGGACGCGCCAGCGAGACGTGGACCGTCAAGGACGAACTGGCCGCGTACGGCGCGCAGCCAGACTGGTTCGGGCTGGGCGACCGGGATCTCGCCACCCACCTGGTCCGCAGCACGATGCTGACCGCCGGCTACCCGCTCTCCGCGGTCACCGAGGCGCTCTGCGACCGGTGGCGGCCCGGGATCACCCTGCTCCCGGCGACCGACGACCGGCTGGAGACCCATGTGGTCGTGCCCTCGACCGACCAACCAGGCACCACCGCGATCCATTTTCAGGAGTGGTGGATCCGCCACCGCGCCAAGCTCCCCGCCGAACGCTTCGTCTTCGTCGGCGCCGAGAGCGCCGAACCCGCGCCGGGGGTGCTGGACGCGATCGGCGGCGCCGACGCGATCCTGATCGCCCCCAGCAACCCGGTGGTGTCGATCGCACCGATCCTGGCCGTCCCCGGGCTGCGGGAGGCGGTGCGCGCCGCTAGCGCGCCGGTGATAGGCGTGTCGCCGATCATCGCGGGGGCGCCGGTGCGGGGGATGGCCGACGCGTGTCTGGCCGCGATCGACGCCGAGTGCAGCGCCGCCGGCGTGGGCCGGCTCTACGGCCCGCGCAGCGGTGACGGCATCCTCGACGCCTGGTTGGTCGATGATGACCGGGACGCCGACACCGTGGTGCCGGGGGTCCGGGTGCGGCCGGCGCCGTTGTGGATGACCGATGACGAGGCCACTGCGACGATGGTGGCGACCGCCCTGGAGTTGGTGTGA